The Apodemus sylvaticus chromosome 19, mApoSyl1.1, whole genome shotgun sequence sequence CTCTACCCCATCTCTGCAGTTCAGAGAACCCAGGCATCCAGCCACCCAACCCTGGCCCCAGCGCTGGGTAAACAGGAAGCCAGTGAGGGGAGAAAGGGTGTTCGGAAAGTCCCGGGCAGGGGGCAGGTGTGTGGGTCTACAGGGAGGGGTGGCCCTACCCCTAAGGTATGAAAGCCCCTGCCCCGGTCCTAGTTCTGAGTCTGGATGGGGACTCGGGGACTGCAGGGCCTGGGTGGGAGGCCCCGGGGGAGGGGCTGCCTCTTGCTGGCTGTGGCAGGAGCTACTTCTCTGGTGACCCTGTTGTTGGCAGTGCCTATCACTGTCCTGGCTGTGCTGGCCTTGGTGCCCCAGGATCAGGGACGCTGGGTGAGTGGCTGCACCAGGCAAGCATCTACCCGAGGGCTGCCTCTTGAGGACGCTCTCCCCAGAGGGAATGTTTCTGGTTTGTCTTTGCCCACTCTCCAGGCCATCCTAGCCTGAATTTGCAAGCCCCTTCTTGGttggcttctcttccagataCCCGCTGCGATTTGTCTTTCTGCCTGCATACATAGGCTTTGTTCTTCCAGCAAGATGCATTCTAGGGAGAGCACTGCAGGCCCAGGCCTCAGGGCTGGGCTCTCCGGTGGGAGGGGTGGAGTTGCCGATAGCCGAATCTGACCTCTGGGCACTGTAACCCTACCTACCCATCCAGGTTGAGAAGATTATTGGCTTGGGAGCACAGGCTCAGAAAAGACTGGATGACAACAAACCGTCCTCTTGCGTCGTCTTGCCCTCACCCTCCAGTCTCTCAGACACTCCGGACCCCCGTCTGCATCCGCGGAGATCCCATGCTTCCAGGGATCTAGGCTCCACACCCCAGGGCCCTGTTGCACAGTTCTCACAGGAGGCATATGCGTGGGTGACCACCCTGTCTCCAGCTGTGGATTCTACACCAGATCCAGGGGTTCAACAGCTGCCAAAGCGGGAACCAGAAACTGACCTCAGCCCCGAGCTTCCTGCAGCCCACCTCATAGGTAAGCATCTGGTATTCCTGAAGAGTGCCAGCTATGCGCCCCCACAGTAAGCGAGAGTCCTTTGGCTCTGCTATGACACGCCTGGTACTTTCCCAACTCCTTCACCACCAACTTCTCCCTCGGTAGGGCGTCTCAGGAAACAGGTAAAAACCGGTTGGGATCTCACTTTAGTCCCCTCGGGTGATTGCACCGTTATTCCTGCCCCTCCCCGTTGAGTACCACAGGGGGTGAAGAAGATCCCGACCCTTCTCATCCTGCCCAAGTCCCAGACCTAGAGATCACGGCCCGAGAGCTCATGCGTGTCCCGTTCTGCAGGCGCCTGGATGAGCGGGCAAGGGCTCAGCTGGGAGGCGAGCCAAGAAGAAGCGTTTCTGAAGAGCGGCGCGCAGTTCTCCCCCACCCACGGGCTGGCGCTGCCGCAGGACGGCGTCTATTACCTCTACTGCCATGTCGGGTACCGAGGCAGGGCGCCCCCTGCCGGCCGAAGCCgcgctcgctcactcactctgCGCAGCGCCCTATACCGCGCGGGGGGCGCCTACGGGCGGGGTTCCCCCGAGCTGCTGCTGGAGGGCGTGGAGACCGTGACCCCTGTCGTGGACCCCATCGGGTACGGGTCTTTATGGTACACAAGCGTGGGGTTCGGCGGCCTGGCGCAGCTCCGGAGCGGCGAGAGGGTCTACGTCAACATCAGTCACCCCGATATGGTGGACTATAGAAGAGGGAAGACCTTCTTCGGGGCGGTGATGGTGGGGTGACGGCCATCTGCATTCCTGCAGGATTGACTGACGGATGCGAATATGTGAATCGTGATGTCCAGAGAGTCGGGAAGCCCGGGACTCCCACAGTCCCGAGCGGAGGGGGCGTGGCGGGGGGGGAAATGTAGGACAcgaattttgaaaataaagaatgtaaaCTATGCTGGCTCGTGCCAGTGTCTTCGCGGAAATGCAGAGGTGGTTTTTGATTCTGGGGCGGGGGCAGGTGTGGATGACCCAGCTTTGAACTGTGGACACCTGTTGCACCCACGCCCTGGCTCTAAGGCCAGGGGTCCAAGAGGACCGAAGAAGGGACATTTAAACCCTGAGACTTCTCCCAGCATCCTGATTGACAGGATGCTGGCAGTTTAGGGAGGTTGGTTGTGGCTTGTTAGCAGCTGTGGgttgaagaagaaatgaaaggaaagatattAGGCTCAAGTGTTTTCCTAATTCCTTTCTCTCTATCCTTATTTCTTTGctatctagtgttagggagtGAAACCAGGGGGAGAAAGGGTGGgagaaagaacccacaaagtagcaaagacctgGTCTCCACAAGACACCCCTCCATCCCCACACACCTTTTCTCTTGGCGTCTGCCTCGCTGTGAGAACAGTCAACATGAGAAGGTAGGCAGGGTTGGTTCTCAGAAAAAAACTCCAAACTGTGGACCAAAGCTCTGTGGGGTGGTCATTAGTTCACTGCTGCTGGCTGCCTGAcagcttgtatgtatgtatgtatgtacgtatgtatgtatgtatgtatgtatgcatgcatgcatgtatgatctgtctgtctctctatagGCAGGATCTCCTATATAGTTTTGGgttacctggaactcactatatagaccagtctGATCTCAAAACTCAGAGACcggcctgcctcttcctctccaggGCTGGGGCTGACGGCGAGCACCACGGTCTCGGACAGCTCTTCTTTAAGGGGCGTCGGTCAGCCGCAGCAAACTAATGAGGAaggcaaaggagcagaaaatggtggaggagggagaggagggggaagactCTCATCTGAGGAGGAAGCGTTTGCCCTGGGGTCCTTTCTAGAAATGGAATGTTCTCACCCTTGGTTCACACTTAAGGCACCCCTCCGCAAAGCTGGGCAAATGGGGGGCCCCTAAGATGAGTAACAGCCGTCCCCCCCACGCCATGGCTGGAGGAGGCGGAGGGGAACCCAGGCTCTATCTAGGTCACCCCAGTGGgtcaccccccatcccccacccctcccccagcatacCATGTGGTTGGTTTTCCCCTCTCTGGTGCAGGAAGGCCCAACCAACAATGAACCCAATTTAGTGCTGTCACCCTCTGGGGGTTCCATTTTcagttccattttctttcttttcttttcttttctcttctcttctcttctcttctcttctttctttctttctttctttctttctttctttctttctttctttctctcccttcttattcttcttctcctctttgttCTTCAACTGGCCTTGAAACCCTCAACCATTTACCTGCTCCCACCTCCTAagcgttgggattaaaggcacagctACACACCCACTCCCTATGTGCCTTTGACCTTCTGCACAAGAGCCTTCCAGTGGGGTGCGAGGGTAACCAACTTTGTCTAAACTCTAGACAGGCTTCTGAGTCTTCTATACCTAGTCATTGCCTTCCTTGTAAAATCTAGTTTTAGTGGAAAAACCCCATTAAGTCGGTTCAGCAAGCTCCCTCTCCTAGACCGGGTCATCCTCAGTCATCCCTTACAGCCCCTGAGGTGATGTCTGCTCACCTGGCCTGTCTTAACAGGCGTCTTGTCTGATCTGTTTAGACAGAGTCCCCCTACCCctgatttctcttttctcttagtCATTCGCCATCCCCCCCAACACCTACCCTGCTGGGGCTCTTAAGACCCACTTGCTCTCAATGATCACTCGACAACAAGTCTCTGCCCCGATAGCTAATTCTGAATAAAGTCGCCCTTACATGCTTCAGCAAGTACTAttgaataacaacaataatacattattattattattattattattattattattattattattattggtgttGGGATCAAATCCAAAGCCCTACATGTGTgattaagtaattaaaaaaaaaaacaaagtatttaaacaaggtgtttttctctttccaatCCACCCACCTCAATACATTCATCATTTGTCTGAAACATTGGGAAACCAAAGCCAGCAATGGCTCCTTCTTTGTTGTGTTGTCGTGGGGTTTGAATTCAGGGCATCCCACACACTGAGCACCGCCTTGCCCCCCTCCACTCCACAGAGCAACGCTTTCAGCCCccgtgtctttttaaaaatattctgttcATCTTCAGAGGTTTGGAAGAACAAAGGACTGGTGACCGGCAGGCAGAGCCAGCTGAGCCCAGCCTGCCAGGGAACAGGTTAGGTCTCAGCCCCATGGACCGTGCCCGCTCTGTCGTCTGTTCAGAGGGCAAGTTGTGTGGTACAGGGTGCGCAGTTAGACACCTGAAGCTCCCAGGCTCTGCCTTGGCCGTGATTAGGGTGCCTGAGAATGTAGCCCCTCCCTGGCTCCCTTTGGAGCCACAACTGCAGGAAGAACGGCAGTACTTTCCCAGCAGGTATTTGGAATTCCCAGAGTGGGAAATTCCCATGCCCTGGGGCAAAGGTAATTAGGGTTAGGCTCCAATTTCCGGGGAGAGGTAGGATTGCTGGCTGCCTTTTGTTTCACCGGGGTCTTGGGGGTCTTAACGACCCAGGGGTATAAAGACTGAGATCTGAACCCAGATACTTTAGGCCTCTGCAGAGAGATGGATGCAGCCTTCATCCCAAGACAGAAATCATTATTTCTTTTCCAAGCGATCTTTATTTCTCTCAATGACCCGTAGGGCGATTACAGTCACGGCTCCCGTGGGGAGCAGAGGTTCAGTGATGTGGCGACAGCCTGGTCACCAAATCAGCGTTATTAAGACAATTGGGTtagataaatattttgttttaaacataaGCAAAACAGGAGGTGATGAGGCAGGGAGGCCAGGCGGGGATAGCTCAGCTCTGTTTTCACAGAAAACATGTCGGTCTGAATACAGCTCCCCACACTGGGTCCTCCAGGATGCCCGGCCTTCCAAATAAATACAttcataagcaaataaataaataaataataaataaataatcataagtgcaattataaatagagggGGCTGGCTCTGTGAGGAAAGCTGGGCCTTGTGccttagggaaggatctggaaagCCCTGAAGGTAGGAAGGCCTGAGATCTTCTCCAGCAGTGTTCTGAGACAGAGGCAACCTGACCCACTCTCCCTTTGCAGAACTCATGGATCGACATTTGAGGCTCCGGTGGATTCCGAAAGCCCATTTGAGTCCTTGCTGGTGGCGTGTGAGAAGCCCAGGCGACTGTCCCTGCATCTTGTGTTTCTGAGTGTCGTAGTTGTTGAAAGTTCTGAGTCCGGAGTTGGACCCCGAGGCCGTAATTCCCTTTCTAAGTTAGAAGGACATGGATTGGGGGTTCTGAGGAGTAGACAGTAAAGGGGTCAGAGTAAAGGGGTCAGAGTGGGGGCTGAGTAGAGAACAGGTGGATGACCGCTCGCTTCACAGAGCAATGACTCCAAAGTAGACCTGCCCGGACTCGGCAAAGTCTAAGTACTTGGGCAGGTTGACCTCAGCGCTGAGTTGATCCCCCTTCTCTAGCTGGAAGACGCCTCCCAGGTACATGGGCTCGTACCAGGGCTTGAGTTCAGCCCCGTCAGGGGTGTCCTTGACGCAGGGGCTCTTGATGGCCGAGAGGAGGTTGACTTTCTCCTGGTATGAGATAGCAAATCGGCTGACGGTGTGGGTGAGGAGCACGTAGTCAGGGCAGCCTTGTCCCTTGAAGAGAACCTGGGAGTAGACGAGGTACAGCCCGTCTGCTGGCACCACCAGCTGGTTGTCCTTGAGATCCATGCCGTTGGCCAGGAGGGCGTTAGCACGCTGGCTCAGCCACTGCAGCTGCTCCTCCGCTTTGTGGTTTGCTGAGGGAGGAAGAATTGAGTCAGTGTCACCCTGTGAGTTCACATCCTGAGCCTCAGCTTCTACCCACACTTCACTTCCGGTTCCTGCACCCTGTCTTTCCACATCCCATTGGCTATGAGGCCCCGGTTGCCTCCTAATGCCTTGCTTTTGAATCACTCACCTGCTGTCTCTAAGAGCTCTGTTCTCTCTCAGCCTGGCTcgatccccaccccaccccattccccaaaTCCTGCCCCTGCATCCCCAAGGTGCACGTGAAGAAATCTTACCTACGACGTGGGCTACGGGCTTGTCACTGGAATTTTGAGAAGATGATCCTGGAGGAGAAGAGACAAAGCAGGGGTGAGACCCTTAGGCTTCCCAGCCAGCGTCGATGCACTTCGACCgctattccctttcctcccaaaccaAAGTTCTAAGTTCTCCCCCTGCCCCATCCCATGTCTGACTGCCCTTTCCCCACCTTAAATTAAGAGAGAGgcttggaaacacttactgagtgTGAGGGTCTTGGCCATAGAGCTGATGAGAGGAAGGCCATTTGGAAACTtctaggaaggaaaagaaggagattAGTAGACCGAGTCACCCCAAAGGAGGACCCTCCCCGCCGCTTTCCCCCCTTCCAGCTCCTCTTTGCCCCTGAATctggtgtttttcttcttcattcatcCATGCATCCAACCCGCAGCATCTTTCTGCGGTGCCCTCTGCTTGATCTCCCATTATCTCCTCTTCATCTCCCTCCTTATCTCTCACGCCTCCCTCATCTCCATCTCAGATTTTATCTCTtgcttctcccctcttcccctggcCATGTCTTTCCAGATCTCTCCACGTGTATACACACTTATTCGTTCATTCATCCTTCTGTGCTTCCCCCGAAGGATGTTTAGTCAACCGGCTGTGTGGATCCGAggtcctgcccctgcccccttccccactctcctccaCATCACCGTGCTCATTAGCCACCCTCCTCCCTGGCACCCCGCCCTTCTTGCCCTCCTACCCTGCTTTGCCTGTGAGTGAGAATGAAGGCTGCCCAGGGACTCACCTCATCCCTGTGGGGACCGATCACCCCAAAGTTCAGCAGACAGAAGAGCGTGGTGGCCCCCGCCACGAGCAGGAACGAGAAGAGACTGAGACACAGACACCGCCTGGGGTTCTGGAGGCCCCCCATCTTTTTGGGGAGTGCCTCCTCTGCCAGTTCCACGTCGCGGATCATGCTTTCTGTGCTCATGGTGTCCTTTCCGGAGGGAGATGTGGCGCCTCGGGCCAGTGTGTGAGAGGGACAGAACCTGCCTGGCTGGTTGCTTGCTTTTCTGGGAGCTATTTCCAGGGAGTTTCTGTTCCCCCTCCTGGCTGGTCCCTTGGTGTCCTCGGTGAAGGAGCTTCTGCTGGCTGGCTGTGCAGACACTGCCTTTATAGCCCTTGGGGAAGAGGGCGGGGAAAAGCTCTCATTCAACCCGCGGAAAACTTCCTTGGTGGAGAAAACCATGATCTCATGTGGAGGAAGCGGTAGTGGCCCTACACCTCTGTCTCGGTTTCTTCTCCACCGCGGGGGCAGAGGTTTGGAAAGTTGGGGACACCCAGACATCAAGGAATCTCCTCCCCGTCCCCACCAGGATTCTGTGGCCATCTGGGGGCAAGTCAGgaacaacgtgtgtgtgtgtgtgtgtgtgtgtgtgtgtgtgtgtggtgtataggACCCCTGAGAACTGAAACCcatttcctctctgccctccagtGCTAATCATTGTCTCTCTGCAGAGAGACCATACCTGTGTCTAtttcccttttgatttctaaATGGGACATCCACAGGGAGGACTTAGCATCAGGGGTGCTTCTGAACGTGGGATGCATAGGGGGAGACAGGATATTGAGGAGGAAAAGCCCCCTGCTGAGTTCTTGGAGGAAGTGGCTGAGGCAGAGCTGCTGGAGAGTTAGAAGTGTGCATGGGCTTCGGGAGAGATGTGTGGGGGTAACAGGACCAGCATGGGGCAGCCCCGGAGGGAATGAACTCAGCCTGGGAATTCACGGACCCCACAAGCCTTCCCCTTTCATTCTGATCATGGGTTCAGGCTGCTGctctcagtcccctctcccaAGTGAGTTTTC is a genomic window containing:
- the Ltb gene encoding lymphotoxin-beta isoform X1 → METTGDIWSPAWLLQPCLSPDLLQATFLPWASFSLPAKPPFIFTLKTSLYPISAVQRTQASSHPTLAPALGKQEASEGRKGVRKVPGRGQVCGSTGRGGPTPKVEKIIGLGAQAQKRLDDNKPSSCVVLPSPSSLSDTPDPRLHPRRSHASRDLGSTPQGPVAQFSQEAYAWVTTLSPAVDSTPDPGVQQLPKREPETDLSPELPAAHLIGAWMSGQGLSWEASQEEAFLKSGAQFSPTHGLALPQDGVYYLYCHVGYRGRAPPAGRSRARSLTLRSALYRAGGAYGRGSPELLLEGVETVTPVVDPIGYGSLWYTSVGFGGLAQLRSGERVYVNISHPDMVDYRRGKTFFGAVMVG
- the Ltb gene encoding lymphotoxin-beta isoform X2, which translates into the protein MGTRGLQGLGGRPRGRGCLLLAVAGATSLVTLLLAVPITVLAVLALVPQDQGRWVEKIIGLGAQAQKRLDDNKPSSCVVLPSPSSLSDTPDPRLHPRRSHASRDLGSTPQGPVAQFSQEAYAWVTTLSPAVDSTPDPGVQQLPKREPETDLSPELPAAHLIGAWMSGQGLSWEASQEEAFLKSGAQFSPTHGLALPQDGVYYLYCHVGYRGRAPPAGRSRARSLTLRSALYRAGGAYGRGSPELLLEGVETVTPVVDPIGYGSLWYTSVGFGGLAQLRSGERVYVNISHPDMVDYRRGKTFFGAVMVG
- the Tnf gene encoding tumor necrosis factor isoform X1 — its product is MSTESMIRDVELAEEALPKKMGGLQNPRRCLCLSLFSFLLVAGATTLFCLLNFGVIGPHRDEKFPNGLPLISSMAKTLTLRSSSQNSSDKPVAHVVANHKAEEQLQWLSQRANALLANGMDLKDNQLVVPADGLYLVYSQVLFKGQGCPDYVLLTHTVSRFAISYQEKVNLLSAIKSPCVKDTPDGAELKPWYEPMYLGGVFQLEKGDQLSAEVNLPKYLDFAESGQVYFGVIAL
- the Tnf gene encoding tumor necrosis factor isoform X2, with the protein product MSTESMIRDVELAEEALPKKMGGLQNPRRCLCLSLFSFLLVAGATTLFCLLNFGVIGPHRDEFPNGLPLISSMAKTLTLRSSSQNSSDKPVAHVVANHKAEEQLQWLSQRANALLANGMDLKDNQLVVPADGLYLVYSQVLFKGQGCPDYVLLTHTVSRFAISYQEKVNLLSAIKSPCVKDTPDGAELKPWYEPMYLGGVFQLEKGDQLSAEVNLPKYLDFAESGQVYFGVIAL